A part of Caldicellulosiruptor owensensis OL genomic DNA contains:
- a CDS encoding ATP-dependent helicase, whose translation MEWLKELNEQQKEAVLSTEGPLLVLAGAGSGKTRVITYRIAYILSMGLADPDNILAITFTNKAADEMKERIKKLVSTKSFAEMWVSTFHAACARILRMEAHNIGFSNNFVIFDTQDRNQILRECFNKLNIDTEKLDIRYVSRLISNYKNQLIGPSDVSRYSDVDARIIEVYKLYNKLLKEYNAFDFDDLLYYTVVLFETNPDILEKYQNKFKYILVDEYQDTNYAQFYFIYLLSQKHMNVCVVGDDDQSIYSFRGANIKNILEFEKVFSNAKVIKLEKNYRSTKTILSAANEVIKHNYYRKSKMLWTDNHEGEKIFLYSAFDEVNEAEFVAASIKNLIENGVLPSQIGVLYRTNAQSVNFENALSAYSVPYKVVGALRFYERKEIKDIIAYLRLITNSHDDLSLFRIINVPRRGIGNSTLEKIKVLSEEYGVSAYTILLERAKFDFDKKTYEKLNSFVSLIEDLKAEAENLSVSQTIKLVLDRTGYLESLLSSKSEEEFQRAKNIEQLISAAAIFEEENEEPTVQNFLNSITLSSEEEDTQKEEKVSLMTVHAAKGLEFEVVFLTGLEEGLFPLVRAEEALEAEKELEEERRLCYVAITRAKKLLVLTYANNRRVFGRFSFRQKSCFIDEIPQKYIQNIYGPITKICHTLSAGINQVDDASISNLQVGNKVQHGKFGVGKVIWLSDDMKEVVVEFEEIGQKRLLLSYANLKRIG comes from the coding sequence ATGGAATGGTTAAAAGAACTAAATGAACAGCAGAAAGAGGCGGTTCTTTCAACAGAAGGGCCGCTTTTAGTATTAGCTGGTGCAGGTTCGGGTAAAACTCGTGTAATAACATACAGAATAGCATATATATTGAGTATGGGATTAGCAGATCCAGACAATATTCTTGCTATTACATTTACGAACAAAGCTGCTGATGAGATGAAAGAAAGGATAAAAAAGCTTGTTAGTACTAAGTCTTTTGCAGAGATGTGGGTGTCTACTTTTCACGCTGCATGTGCAAGGATTTTGAGAATGGAAGCTCATAACATAGGATTTTCAAATAACTTTGTAATATTTGATACACAAGATAGAAATCAAATTTTAAGAGAATGTTTTAACAAGCTAAACATAGATACAGAGAAGCTTGATATTAGATATGTGTCAAGGCTGATTAGTAATTATAAAAATCAATTAATTGGACCTTCTGATGTCTCCAGATATAGTGATGTTGATGCTCGTATTATTGAAGTGTATAAACTTTACAATAAACTTTTAAAAGAGTACAATGCATTTGATTTCGATGATCTTCTATATTATACTGTAGTTCTTTTTGAAACAAACCCTGACATTCTTGAGAAGTATCAGAATAAGTTTAAATACATCCTGGTGGATGAGTATCAGGACACTAATTATGCCCAGTTTTATTTTATTTATTTGCTTTCCCAAAAACACATGAATGTCTGTGTTGTCGGTGATGACGACCAGAGTATATACAGTTTCAGAGGAGCAAATATAAAAAATATTTTAGAATTTGAAAAGGTTTTTAGCAATGCTAAGGTAATAAAATTAGAAAAAAACTACAGGTCTACAAAGACAATACTCTCAGCTGCGAACGAGGTTATAAAACACAACTATTACAGAAAATCCAAAATGTTATGGACAGACAACCATGAGGGTGAAAAGATTTTTCTATACTCAGCTTTTGATGAAGTGAATGAAGCAGAGTTTGTTGCAGCAAGTATAAAGAATCTAATAGAAAATGGAGTTTTACCTTCTCAAATAGGAGTTCTTTACAGAACAAACGCTCAGTCTGTAAATTTTGAGAATGCACTTTCGGCTTATTCTGTACCATATAAAGTTGTAGGTGCTTTGCGATTTTATGAAAGAAAAGAAATAAAAGATATTATTGCTTATTTGAGACTCATTACAAATTCGCATGACGATTTGAGTCTATTTAGGATTATCAATGTTCCCAGAAGAGGAATTGGGAACAGTACCTTAGAGAAAATAAAAGTTTTGAGTGAAGAGTATGGCGTTTCAGCGTATACAATTTTACTCGAGCGAGCAAAATTTGATTTTGACAAAAAGACATATGAAAAACTAAATAGCTTTGTATCTCTGATAGAAGATTTAAAAGCTGAGGCAGAAAATTTGTCTGTAAGTCAGACTATTAAACTTGTGCTTGACAGGACGGGGTACTTAGAAAGTTTGCTCAGTAGCAAAAGTGAAGAAGAGTTTCAAAGAGCCAAGAATATTGAGCAACTTATAAGTGCTGCAGCTATTTTTGAAGAAGAGAATGAAGAGCCTACTGTGCAAAACTTTCTAAACTCTATTACTTTGAGCTCTGAAGAAGAAGATACTCAAAAAGAAGAAAAAGTTTCGCTTATGACTGTTCATGCAGCCAAAGGATTAGAATTTGAGGTCGTTTTTCTTACTGGGTTGGAAGAGGGATTATTTCCGCTTGTTAGGGCAGAAGAAGCTCTTGAGGCTGAAAAAGAACTCGAAGAGGAAAGAAGACTGTGTTATGTAGCAATTACAAGAGCCAAAAAGCTTCTTGTTCTGACATATGCTAATAATCGAAGAGTGTTTGGCAGGTTTTCTTTTCGACAAAAATCATGTTTCATTGACGAGATTCCACAAAAATATATTCAAAATATTTATGGACCTATTACCAAGATTTGTCATACATTATCTGCCGGGATTAATCAAGTTGATGATGCTTCTATCAGCAATCTACAAGTTGGAAACAAGGTCCAGCATGGCAAGTTTGGAGTTGGGAAGGTTATTTGGCTTTCAGACGATATGAAAGAGGTAGTAGTAGAGTTTGAAGAGATTGGTCAGAAGAGGTTGCTTCTGTCCTATGCAAATCTTAAAAGGATTGGTTGA
- a CDS encoding divergent PAP2 family protein — protein MKEVVLEILKNKALEVGVVSWFAAQFLKIVIAFIMTQKIDLKWFISSGGMPSSHSAFACGLSTAVGLIDGFSSTNFAISLTFTLIVMYDAAGVRREAGKQAQTLNEIIEMYLSPHYKPQYKLKELIGHKPTEVFAGAVVGILIATIMI, from the coding sequence ATGAAAGAGGTTGTGTTAGAGATTTTAAAGAATAAGGCGCTTGAGGTTGGTGTTGTCAGCTGGTTTGCTGCACAGTTTTTAAAAATTGTGATAGCATTTATCATGACACAAAAAATTGACCTTAAATGGTTCATAAGCTCTGGGGGGATGCCAAGTTCTCATTCAGCGTTTGCATGTGGGCTTTCAACTGCTGTGGGACTAATAGATGGTTTTAGTTCCACCAATTTTGCTATATCATTAACATTTACATTAATTGTGATGTACGATGCGGCAGGAGTAAGAAGAGAGGCTGGAAAACAGGCACAGACTTTAAACGAGATAATTGAGATGTATCTTTCACCACATTACAAGCCTCAATATAAACTAAAAGAGCTCATAGGACACAAACCTACAGAGGTCTTTGCAGGAGCTGTAGTTGGAATATTAATTGCCACAATAATGATTTGA